In a single window of the uncultured Pseudodesulfovibrio sp. genome:
- the radA gene encoding DNA repair protein RadA → MKTKETYRCAACGAQSPRWQGQCPSCKEWNTMEAVTVSKKTSVPVGAAAAQSSPQLLEDLESEHLGARTSGLPSLDHLLGSGLVPGAAILVGGEPGIGKSTLLLQLAGSQARLGHTAVYLSGEESLPQLKSRAGRLGLLGPGLMAMATNKVEDGLAVLEGPNPPELLIVDSVQTLASPLAEGIPGSVSQVRAVSSELVEKTKKCGTTLILVGHVTKDGQIAGPKLLEHMVDTVLYLEGDRKHFSRILRVLKNRFGPSDELIVFTMKEQGLEVVEDPATFFLGARDPSLSGTAMALAVDGQRPFAVEVQALVSKSFLTIPRRTALGFDTNRLNLLLAVLEKRLRLNLSGHDIYAKITGGLASKDPGLDLAVVAAVMSSFYDQPLPEASVFWGEIDLNGQVRPVAAHDVRLKQAGRLGHGPVCHSGTAPTLADLQRLLFGKR, encoded by the coding sequence ATGAAAACCAAGGAAACCTATCGGTGCGCCGCATGCGGCGCGCAATCCCCCCGCTGGCAGGGACAATGCCCGTCCTGCAAGGAATGGAACACCATGGAAGCCGTGACCGTGTCGAAGAAGACCTCGGTCCCGGTGGGCGCGGCCGCGGCCCAATCTTCGCCACAACTCCTTGAGGACCTGGAGAGCGAACACCTGGGAGCCAGGACCTCCGGCCTGCCCTCTCTGGACCACCTGCTCGGCTCCGGTCTGGTGCCGGGTGCGGCCATTCTGGTGGGCGGCGAGCCCGGCATCGGTAAGTCCACCCTGCTGTTGCAGCTGGCGGGCAGCCAGGCGCGTCTCGGCCACACGGCGGTCTATCTGTCCGGCGAGGAATCCCTGCCCCAACTCAAATCCAGAGCGGGCAGGCTCGGCCTGCTCGGCCCGGGCCTGATGGCCATGGCCACCAACAAGGTCGAGGACGGGTTGGCCGTTCTCGAAGGGCCTAACCCGCCTGAACTGCTCATCGTGGACTCGGTCCAGACCCTGGCTTCGCCGCTGGCCGAAGGCATCCCCGGCTCGGTCAGCCAGGTACGCGCCGTGTCCAGCGAACTGGTGGAAAAGACCAAGAAGTGCGGAACCACCCTCATCCTGGTGGGCCACGTGACCAAGGACGGCCAGATCGCCGGTCCCAAGCTGCTCGAGCACATGGTCGACACGGTCCTCTACCTGGAGGGCGACCGCAAACATTTCTCGCGCATCCTGCGCGTGCTCAAGAACCGGTTCGGGCCCAGCGACGAGCTGATCGTCTTCACCATGAAGGAACAGGGGCTCGAAGTGGTCGAGGACCCGGCCACCTTTTTCCTGGGCGCGCGGGACCCGTCCCTGTCCGGAACGGCCATGGCGCTCGCCGTGGACGGGCAGCGGCCCTTTGCCGTGGAAGTCCAGGCCCTGGTCTCCAAATCCTTTCTGACCATACCGAGGCGCACGGCGCTGGGCTTCGACACCAACCGGCTGAACCTGCTCCTGGCCGTGCTCGAAAAACGGCTGCGGCTCAATCTGAGCGGCCACGACATCTACGCCAAGATAACTGGCGGGCTGGCCTCCAAGGACCCCGGACTCGATCTGGCCGTGGTGGCCGCCGTCATGTCCTCCTTCTACGACCAGCCGTTGCCCGAAGCCTCGGTTTTCTGGGGCGAGATCGACCTGAACGGTCAGGTGCGCCCGGTGGCCGCCCACGACGTGCGGCTCAAGCAGGCCGGACGGTTGGGCCACGGTCCCGTATGCCATTCCGGCACGGCCCCGACCCTGGCCGACCTGCAACGCCTGCTGTTCGGCAAACGCTGA
- a CDS encoding glycosyltransferase family A protein, whose amino-acid sequence MSPDRADTPASLWRSLPENLKALLRLGFTGKAHLLEVAVCSLLTGRADLVPVAGDALNLLVADHPLDGGLAAELLATEPAAALLGRETVARLGILAAHWARPSDMAASINLLSWRDFARTRTFLEQAVRDEPGNMFWREQAVITGSVANDPDFVFACLKAPAPEAVRPVLTAARARALSRFSPSEAAPETLLAAARRSPWNAGLALRAFDALAGVAEERCPLPGRTAVLLYSWNKADELDKTLTSLLAADLSDVSVFVLDNGSTDRTAEVLSRHEPRFADVLGADRFTRIHLPVNIGAAAARNWLLHLDAVHEHDFCCYLDDDVELPTDWLARLGAAVRRYPEAGVWGCKVVDHANPLCIQSADNHLVMDPEAVVDLSRPDPNPFSLTGLHTQTLDAGCFDFMRPCASVTGCCHLFRTQTLIDTGDFAIQLSPSQYDDMEHDLRLCEAGRFPVYQGHLTVHHKKRTGATSMLSDQERGSALGNKYKMQTMHARADIADALKAEQELLEADLLGKLEYLEGV is encoded by the coding sequence ATGAGCCCGGATCGCGCTGACACACCGGCCTCCCTGTGGCGCTCCCTGCCTGAAAACCTCAAGGCGCTGCTGCGTCTGGGGTTTACCGGCAAGGCCCATTTGCTTGAAGTGGCCGTGTGCAGCCTGCTCACGGGCAGGGCCGATCTTGTTCCTGTTGCGGGGGACGCCCTGAACCTTCTGGTCGCCGATCATCCGCTGGACGGCGGATTGGCGGCCGAGTTGCTCGCCACCGAACCCGCAGCCGCGCTCCTGGGACGGGAAACCGTCGCCCGGCTGGGCATTCTGGCCGCTCATTGGGCTCGCCCCAGCGATATGGCGGCGTCGATCAATTTACTGAGCTGGCGTGATTTTGCCCGGACCCGAACCTTCCTGGAACAGGCCGTGCGCGACGAGCCCGGCAATATGTTCTGGCGCGAGCAGGCCGTGATAACGGGCTCGGTGGCGAACGACCCGGATTTCGTTTTCGCCTGTCTGAAAGCCCCTGCGCCGGAAGCGGTCCGCCCGGTCCTCACCGCAGCCCGAGCAAGAGCCCTGTCTCGTTTTTCTCCGTCCGAGGCCGCCCCGGAAACGCTGCTTGCCGCCGCGCGCCGGTCGCCGTGGAACGCGGGCCTGGCCCTGCGCGCCTTTGACGCGCTTGCTGGCGTGGCCGAGGAGCGTTGCCCGTTGCCGGGGCGCACCGCGGTGCTGCTCTATTCCTGGAACAAGGCGGATGAGCTCGACAAGACCCTGACTTCACTGCTGGCCGCCGACTTGAGCGATGTTTCGGTTTTTGTCCTGGACAACGGGTCCACGGACAGGACCGCCGAGGTCCTGTCCCGCCATGAGCCTCGGTTCGCGGACGTGCTGGGTGCGGACCGGTTCACGCGAATACATCTGCCCGTGAACATCGGGGCAGCCGCCGCACGCAACTGGCTGCTCCACCTGGATGCGGTGCACGAACACGATTTCTGCTGTTATCTCGACGATGACGTGGAGTTGCCGACGGATTGGCTGGCCCGTCTTGGTGCTGCGGTCCGACGCTACCCCGAGGCTGGCGTGTGGGGCTGCAAGGTGGTGGACCACGCCAACCCCCTGTGTATCCAGAGCGCGGACAACCATCTGGTCATGGACCCCGAGGCCGTTGTCGATCTGAGCCGCCCCGATCCCAATCCCTTCAGCCTCACCGGCCTGCATACCCAGACATTGGACGCCGGCTGTTTCGACTTCATGCGGCCCTGCGCATCGGTCACGGGCTGCTGCCACCTGTTCCGCACACAAACCCTTATCGACACGGGCGACTTCGCCATCCAGCTGTCGCCGTCCCAGTACGACGACATGGAACACGATCTACGGCTGTGCGAGGCGGGGCGTTTTCCGGTTTACCAGGGGCATCTGACGGTGCACCACAAAAAACGCACCGGGGCGACCTCCATGCTCTCGGATCAGGAACGCGGCAGCGCGCTGGGCAACAAGTACAAGATGCAGACCATGCACGCCCGCGCCGACATTGCCGATGCCCTCAAGGCCGAGCAGGAGTTGCTCGAAGCCGATCTTCTCGGAAAGCTCGAATACCTCGAAGGGGTGTAG
- a CDS encoding substrate-binding domain-containing protein has protein sequence MGVATPCLAKGRLFFVVAKSESDLNFVRVYNAAKAEAEVHGDRVVLTGGKGKAHFRIQDESIREALRQSPNGLAVSVLRSEYLVENSFRQVHETGTPVVTFDSDFSEPYRSMRAGYIGTDNVELGRELARQAQKLRPQGGVAVILTGGLDDTNLNDRISGVRQQLVSGDAGSRWSLHARSPIPCRDNYEQALAQLRNMLDDPEVNVIISVGWWAEMAEGYASLVENYRAQLSRGDKVLVFAGAHPKQRELFAQRLSHVNIGLDFEEMGRLVYKYLVRLDKGRTIPEVTYTPMDILSQDCQYAPAR, from the coding sequence ATGGGCGTCGCGACGCCTTGTCTGGCCAAGGGGCGCCTGTTCTTCGTCGTGGCCAAATCGGAGTCGGACCTCAACTTTGTCAGGGTGTACAACGCGGCCAAGGCTGAGGCCGAGGTCCATGGTGATCGTGTGGTCCTGACCGGCGGCAAGGGCAAGGCGCATTTCCGCATCCAGGACGAATCCATTCGCGAGGCCCTGCGCCAGTCGCCCAACGGGCTGGCCGTTTCCGTGCTGCGCAGCGAGTATCTGGTCGAAAACTCCTTCAGACAGGTGCATGAAACCGGTACCCCGGTGGTCACCTTTGATTCCGACTTCTCCGAGCCGTACCGTTCCATGCGCGCCGGGTACATCGGCACGGATAACGTGGAGTTGGGGCGTGAACTGGCCCGGCAGGCGCAAAAACTCCGTCCGCAGGGAGGAGTGGCGGTCATTCTGACCGGCGGACTGGACGATACCAATCTGAATGACCGCATCAGCGGGGTGCGCCAACAGTTGGTCTCCGGCGATGCCGGGTCGCGGTGGAGTCTGCATGCCCGTTCCCCCATCCCTTGTCGGGACAACTACGAGCAGGCGCTGGCCCAGTTGAGGAATATGCTCGACGATCCCGAAGTGAACGTGATCATCTCTGTGGGATGGTGGGCGGAGATGGCGGAAGGCTATGCGTCCCTGGTCGAGAATTACCGGGCCCAGCTCAGCCGGGGTGACAAGGTCCTGGTCTTCGCCGGGGCACACCCCAAACAGCGCGAGCTTTTTGCCCAGCGTCTGAGCCACGTGAACATAGGTCTGGATTTCGAGGAGATGGGACGCCTGGTGTATAAATACCTGGTCAGGCTGGACAAGGGGCGGACTATCCCGGAAGTGACCTACACGCCCATGGACATCCTCAGCCAGGACTGCCAGTACGCCCCGGCCCGGTGA
- a CDS encoding glucose-6-phosphate isomerase, whose protein sequence is MADILDWTNADLDRRDMATYKSKADDMAARLREETGAGRLPFLTMPYEAALKRQLAELAGYLDGFDHMLLLGIGGSALGARALQKAFYPEQDRPGHDGKSLWIADNVDAYALEAYMAKLPPEKTVVVTVSKSGGTIETVGQYFIIKEWMKEQLGDKWPEHMLLVTDEKQGFLRGEVNAFGIKALPVPDNLGGRYSVLSAVGLIPALFLGMDTDALLAGAREVTDVLADPALNGETLAGTQAFSLAAWGAALMDKGFTEMIFFAYIPLWASFGDWFAQLWAESLGKEGKGSQPVPAVGVTDQHSVNQMFMDGVRNKACLFLTCPSLPAGPKFPADLPDKFAYVRGKDFGELIQAEGLGTRMALSKNGVPLVEIQVGADGPRQAGKLIGLLGAATILTGWLMGINPLDQPAVELGKRLAKARMNAEGLAEEKKDLDGFLTAQRDIREF, encoded by the coding sequence ATGGCTGACATTCTCGACTGGACCAACGCGGACCTCGACCGACGGGATATGGCGACATACAAGAGCAAGGCCGACGACATGGCCGCGCGCCTGCGCGAGGAAACCGGGGCGGGCCGACTGCCCTTCCTGACCATGCCGTATGAAGCGGCACTGAAACGGCAACTGGCCGAACTGGCCGGTTACCTGGACGGATTCGACCACATGCTCCTGCTCGGCATCGGCGGCTCGGCCCTGGGCGCGCGGGCTCTGCAAAAGGCCTTTTACCCCGAACAGGACCGGCCTGGGCATGACGGCAAGTCCCTGTGGATCGCGGACAACGTGGACGCCTACGCGCTGGAAGCCTACATGGCCAAGCTCCCGCCCGAGAAAACCGTCGTCGTCACGGTGTCCAAGTCCGGCGGGACCATCGAGACCGTGGGCCAATATTTCATCATCAAGGAATGGATGAAGGAGCAACTCGGCGACAAGTGGCCCGAACATATGCTCCTGGTGACCGACGAAAAGCAGGGCTTCCTGCGCGGCGAGGTCAACGCTTTCGGCATCAAGGCGCTGCCCGTTCCCGACAATCTCGGAGGACGCTACTCCGTGCTCTCGGCCGTGGGCCTGATTCCGGCCCTGTTCCTGGGCATGGACACCGACGCCCTTCTGGCCGGTGCGCGAGAGGTCACGGACGTGCTGGCAGACCCGGCCCTGAACGGCGAAACCCTGGCCGGAACCCAGGCCTTCTCTCTGGCCGCCTGGGGGGCCGCGCTCATGGACAAGGGCTTTACGGAGATGATCTTTTTCGCCTATATCCCCTTGTGGGCCAGCTTCGGGGACTGGTTTGCCCAGTTGTGGGCCGAATCCCTGGGCAAGGAAGGCAAGGGCAGCCAGCCCGTGCCCGCCGTGGGCGTTACCGACCAGCACTCGGTAAACCAGATGTTCATGGACGGCGTGCGCAACAAGGCGTGCCTGTTTCTGACCTGCCCGTCCCTGCCCGCAGGCCCCAAGTTCCCGGCCGACCTGCCCGACAAGTTCGCCTATGTCCGGGGCAAGGATTTCGGCGAGCTGATCCAGGCCGAGGGGCTGGGCACACGCATGGCCCTGTCCAAGAACGGCGTACCCCTGGTGGAAATCCAGGTCGGCGCGGACGGTCCGAGACAGGCGGGCAAGCTCATCGGGCTGCTCGGCGCGGCCACCATCCTGACCGGCTGGCTCATGGGCATCAACCCCCTGGACCAGCCCGCCGTGGAACTGGGCAAGCGGCTGGCCAAGGCACGCATGAACGCGGAAGGTCTGGCCGAAGAAAAGAAGGACCTCGACGGGTTCCTGACCGCACAACGAGATATACGGGAGTTCTGA
- a CDS encoding AzlD domain-containing protein, with protein sequence MTDATNYWLVAILLGLGTFLIRFSFILIVDKVSFPEAVVRMLRFIPASVLPAIIVPAVLLHGTDGGPVSLARPVAALVAVLVAWKTKNILATILSGMGTLWLLRAVM encoded by the coding sequence GTGACTGATGCGACGAACTACTGGCTTGTAGCCATCCTTCTCGGGCTGGGCACGTTCCTGATCCGTTTCTCCTTCATCCTCATCGTGGACAAGGTCTCCTTTCCCGAGGCCGTGGTCCGCATGCTGCGCTTTATCCCGGCCTCTGTCCTGCCCGCCATCATCGTGCCCGCCGTACTGCTGCACGGCACGGACGGCGGCCCGGTGAGCCTGGCCCGTCCGGTGGCCGCTCTGGTCGCCGTGCTGGTGGCCTGGAAGACCAAAAACATCCTGGCGACCATCCTCAGCGGGATGGGGACGCTCTGGCTCCTGCGGGCCGTGATGTAA
- a CDS encoding glycosyltransferase has product MSISIPVLCYHNVSDVNGHTPEMFREHLDALADAGWRTISARDLLAVTRGEMKAPKKSLVLTFDDGHVSNWITVVPELEKRNMTGTFFALTDFTVPGEVRTADTAPGMLHMRDVFRAAFIDHDFSQFINESEIRAMLGKGMEVFSHGCRHQAAFTNLTPLKPLGVAGAHWGGWAVYGEHKDGWPTFKAGSGYVYDGFWPVFEGGKGPRFVKRTEAERRAFCRRDFRESIERMRALNGLDEQLFCWPWGQFDPVAESELKDAGYVGAFTLERWSNTRSTDPFRLNRLGVSAKKDGKWLQSRLRMYAGSVSSKIFFKKFHKKPDVGSVLYATDSNKLSGGSRQMVNNIKAISDMGLKVYALVTSDTAINGALDPLKGENVEVIHFDGFKEYVKAGKFLKKLVQEKGIDVIHTFHNRAYKMGVLARLMGAKCKLFINRGVISKPNAVFFLWTALSNGVIANSAQCAEVMRKYWVSGKRLNVVYNAYAGPDLGEPKPRKKRGTRYIYVGNSAEIKGFDVFLKAADRLCQGGARDLEFVGVGVVDDKLHKFDDVFTPVVRERYRNAGEISHAEVLDELRFADVQVISSRKESLPNALLEGFDFGLPAVCNRVGGIPEVVRDNVNGYLCASEDADCLAEKMRLLAEDPLKRFALGLAGRRVVRTLLTPEAKGRNLMRVYMGERLYEPLPVEEMAVPESSTDQEEHTHEPGSR; this is encoded by the coding sequence ATGAGCATATCCATACCCGTCCTTTGTTACCACAATGTGTCCGATGTGAACGGACACACGCCCGAGATGTTTCGGGAGCACCTCGACGCCCTGGCCGACGCGGGCTGGCGGACCATCTCGGCCCGCGACCTGCTGGCCGTGACGCGGGGGGAGATGAAAGCCCCGAAAAAATCCCTGGTCCTGACCTTTGACGACGGCCATGTGTCCAATTGGATCACCGTGGTCCCGGAGCTGGAAAAGCGGAACATGACCGGGACCTTTTTCGCCCTCACGGACTTCACCGTGCCGGGCGAGGTCCGCACTGCCGACACCGCGCCCGGGATGCTGCACATGCGCGACGTTTTCAGGGCCGCGTTCATCGACCACGATTTTTCCCAGTTCATCAACGAGTCAGAGATCAGGGCCATGCTCGGCAAGGGCATGGAGGTCTTTTCCCACGGTTGCCGCCATCAGGCGGCGTTCACCAACCTGACTCCGCTCAAGCCGCTTGGTGTGGCGGGGGCCCATTGGGGCGGCTGGGCCGTGTATGGTGAGCACAAGGACGGCTGGCCGACCTTCAAGGCGGGCAGCGGGTATGTATATGATGGTTTTTGGCCCGTGTTCGAAGGGGGCAAAGGCCCCCGGTTCGTCAAACGGACCGAGGCGGAGCGCCGGGCGTTCTGCCGTCGCGACTTCCGCGAGAGCATAGAGCGCATGCGTGCGCTGAACGGGCTGGACGAGCAGCTCTTCTGCTGGCCGTGGGGACAGTTCGACCCGGTGGCCGAGTCGGAACTCAAGGACGCCGGGTATGTCGGCGCCTTCACCCTGGAACGGTGGTCCAACACGCGGAGTACGGACCCGTTTCGGCTCAACCGTCTGGGCGTGTCCGCCAAGAAGGACGGCAAGTGGCTGCAGAGCAGGCTGCGCATGTACGCCGGGTCCGTTTCCTCCAAGATCTTTTTCAAGAAGTTCCACAAGAAGCCCGATGTCGGCTCCGTGCTCTATGCCACGGACTCCAACAAGCTGTCCGGCGGCAGCCGCCAGATGGTCAACAACATCAAGGCGATATCGGACATGGGGCTGAAGGTGTACGCCCTGGTCACCTCGGACACGGCCATCAATGGCGCGCTCGATCCCCTGAAGGGCGAGAACGTGGAGGTCATCCACTTCGACGGCTTCAAGGAGTACGTCAAGGCCGGGAAATTTCTCAAGAAGCTGGTGCAGGAAAAGGGCATCGACGTAATCCATACCTTCCACAACCGGGCGTACAAGATGGGCGTGCTGGCCCGGCTCATGGGCGCGAAGTGCAAGCTGTTCATCAACCGTGGGGTTATCTCCAAACCCAATGCCGTGTTTTTTCTGTGGACCGCGCTGAGCAACGGGGTCATCGCCAATTCGGCCCAGTGCGCCGAGGTCATGCGCAAGTACTGGGTGAGCGGCAAACGGTTGAACGTTGTCTACAACGCCTATGCAGGGCCGGACCTCGGTGAGCCCAAGCCGCGCAAGAAGCGGGGTACGCGCTACATCTACGTGGGCAATTCCGCGGAGATCAAAGGGTTTGACGTTTTTCTGAAGGCTGCCGACCGTCTTTGCCAGGGCGGGGCGCGCGACTTGGAATTCGTTGGTGTTGGCGTGGTCGACGACAAGCTGCACAAGTTCGATGATGTTTTCACCCCGGTGGTCCGCGAGCGGTATCGCAACGCGGGCGAGATTTCCCATGCCGAGGTGTTGGACGAGTTGCGATTTGCCGACGTCCAGGTGATCTCGTCGCGCAAGGAGAGCCTGCCCAACGCCCTGCTCGAAGGGTTCGATTTCGGCCTGCCCGCGGTGTGCAACCGAGTGGGCGGCATCCCCGAAGTGGTTCGGGACAACGTCAACGGCTATCTCTGTGCGTCCGAAGACGCGGATTGTCTGGCCGAAAAGATGCGCCTGCTGGCCGAGGACCCGCTGAAGCGATTCGCGCTGGGACTTGCCGGCCGCCGGGTGGTGCGCACCCTGCTCACGCCCGAGGCCAAGGGCCGCAACCTGATGCGCGTATACATGGGCGAGCGGTTGTACGAGCCCCTGCCTGTGGAGGAGATGGCCGTGCCGGAGTCGTCCACGGACCAGGAGGAACACACCCATGAGCCCGGATCGCGCTGA
- a CDS encoding sigma-54 dependent transcriptional regulator, with protein MTAKTVLFIAEPQSVTAIFPTLQKAGLQAGLADNLNGALGFIKKSRPCLVFCRPRLQGFDAKAFLAKAAETPGFPPVVVFSTSGNAEQATEFLELGARDYWIEPLAWEKIQLVLPADEPESEPDPEPVSPKAPSAPTGNGSPQGKFQIIGRHTAVLRVLALAKQVAGSKATVLISGESGTGKEMFARYLHHNSDRTDKPFVAINCAALPEHLLESELFGHEKGAFTGAIQRKLGKFELADGGTILLDEITEMDLGLQAKLLRVLQESEFDRVGGVDTVKVDVRVLATTNRRIEDTVKDGKFRQDLYYRLNVIPLALPALCDRGDDVLLLAEYFTNKFTAAYGLGRLAFTDEAKKWLMDYDWPGNVRELQNLMERAVLLAGQGPIRPRHFLMGDEQWTPDDLSSIDADQQAVSETAPPSTPDEAMSVMPLHEMEKRLILKSLEETTGNRTRAAELLGISVRTLRNKLNEYKKQGLDL; from the coding sequence ATGACGGCCAAAACAGTACTTTTCATCGCGGAGCCGCAGTCCGTGACCGCCATCTTCCCCACCTTGCAAAAGGCCGGGTTGCAGGCGGGCTTGGCCGACAACCTCAACGGCGCCCTGGGTTTCATCAAGAAATCCCGACCCTGCCTGGTCTTCTGCCGCCCGCGACTACAGGGATTCGACGCCAAGGCGTTTCTGGCCAAGGCCGCTGAAACTCCGGGCTTCCCGCCCGTGGTCGTGTTTTCGACCTCCGGTAACGCCGAGCAGGCCACGGAATTTCTCGAACTCGGCGCACGCGACTACTGGATCGAACCCCTGGCCTGGGAAAAAATCCAGCTTGTCCTGCCTGCGGACGAACCCGAGTCGGAGCCCGACCCCGAACCTGTTTCGCCCAAGGCCCCGTCCGCGCCAACGGGCAACGGATCGCCCCAGGGGAAATTTCAGATCATCGGCCGCCACACCGCCGTGCTGCGCGTGCTCGCGCTGGCCAAGCAGGTGGCCGGCTCCAAGGCCACGGTACTCATCTCCGGCGAATCCGGCACAGGTAAGGAGATGTTCGCCCGCTACCTGCACCACAACTCCGACCGCACGGACAAACCCTTTGTGGCCATCAACTGCGCCGCCCTGCCCGAGCACCTGCTGGAAAGCGAACTTTTCGGCCATGAAAAGGGTGCGTTCACCGGGGCCATACAGCGCAAGCTCGGCAAGTTCGAGCTGGCCGACGGCGGCACCATCCTGCTCGATGAAATCACCGAGATGGACCTGGGCCTCCAGGCCAAACTGCTGCGCGTGCTGCAGGAGTCCGAGTTCGACCGCGTGGGCGGCGTGGACACGGTCAAGGTGGACGTGCGCGTCCTGGCCACCACCAACCGGCGCATCGAGGACACGGTCAAGGACGGCAAGTTCCGCCAGGACCTCTACTACCGGCTGAACGTCATCCCCCTGGCCCTGCCCGCGCTCTGTGACCGTGGCGACGACGTGCTGCTGCTGGCCGAATATTTCACCAACAAGTTCACCGCCGCATACGGGCTTGGCAGACTGGCCTTCACGGACGAAGCCAAGAAGTGGCTCATGGACTACGACTGGCCCGGCAACGTGCGCGAACTGCAGAACCTCATGGAGCGGGCCGTGCTTCTGGCCGGACAGGGTCCCATTCGGCCCCGCCACTTCCTCATGGGCGACGAGCAGTGGACCCCGGACGACCTGTCCTCCATCGACGCGGATCAGCAGGCCGTCAGCGAGACCGCGCCCCCGTCCACCCCGGACGAGGCCATGTCGGTCATGCCGCTGCACGAGATGGAAAAACGGCTTATCCTGAAGAGCCTGGAAGAGACCACCGGCAACCGCACCCGAGCGGCCGAGTTGCTGGGCATCTCCGTGCGCACCCTGCGCAACAAACTCAACGAATACAAGAAACAGGGTTTGGATCTGTAA
- a CDS encoding AzlC family ABC transporter permease, with translation MDDIRHSFLSGARDSIPILLGMVPFGLICGVVSTGAGMSLWGALGFTWAINAGASQLAALQLLEHHASLAVVVLTGLIINLRFFMYSASIAPHLKTMSLPGRALLGFMLSDQAYAMSIARFHREDGEEINKPFYFFGAAVAVWISYSIGAVFGASVGAFIPAAWDLGFAVPLTFIAVVVPAIKDRPTALAALASGIVAYFADSLPYNLGLMAGAVTGILLGYAAERRLARD, from the coding sequence ATGGACGACATACGACATTCCTTTCTCTCCGGGGCACGCGACTCCATTCCCATCCTGCTTGGCATGGTGCCCTTCGGGCTCATCTGCGGCGTGGTCAGTACGGGCGCGGGCATGTCCCTGTGGGGCGCGCTCGGCTTCACCTGGGCCATCAACGCGGGGGCCAGCCAGCTGGCGGCGTTGCAACTGCTGGAACACCACGCCTCCCTGGCCGTGGTCGTGCTTACCGGGCTGATCATCAACCTGCGCTTCTTCATGTACTCGGCCTCCATCGCCCCCCATCTCAAGACCATGTCCCTGCCGGGACGGGCCTTGCTCGGGTTCATGCTGTCCGACCAGGCCTATGCCATGTCCATCGCCCGCTTCCACCGCGAGGACGGCGAGGAAATCAACAAGCCGTTCTACTTCTTCGGCGCGGCCGTGGCCGTGTGGATCTCCTATTCCATCGGTGCCGTATTCGGCGCGTCGGTCGGGGCCTTCATTCCCGCGGCCTGGGATCTCGGTTTCGCCGTTCCCCTGACCTTCATCGCCGTGGTGGTGCCCGCCATCAAGGACCGGCCCACGGCGCTGGCGGCCCTGGCCTCCGGTATCGTGGCCTACTTCGCCGACAGCCTGCCCTACAACCTCGGGCTGATGGCCGGAGCGGTGACCGGTATCCTGCTGGGATATGCCGCCGAAAGGAGGCTTGCCCGTGACTGA